From the Brachyspira intermedia PWS/A genome, the window AAATTTTTGATCCAACCAAAGAAGCTATAACAGAAAAATATATTGAAATGCTTTTCACAGCTAGAGAAAAGAAAGGTATGACTAAAGATCATGCTAAGGATTTAATTACAAATCATTCTATATATGCAGCTGCTGCAATGATTGCTGACAATGATGCTGACGGTATGGTAGGCGGTGCTGTTTATTCTACAGGTGAAATGCTTAGAGCAGCTTTATTCTTAATAGGACTTAAAAAAGGAATTAAAACTTTATCATCTACATTCTTCCTTGAAAGCCCTGATAAATCTTTATTTACAAATGGTATATCTTGTTTTGCTGACTGTGCAGTTATACCAGAGCCTACTCCTGAACAGCTTGCTGATATAGCTAAAGCTACAGCTGAGTCTTATAGAAGTATGACAGGTAATGAGCCTAAAGTTGCCTTACTTTCATTCTCTACTAAAGGTTCTGCTGAACATGAATCAATTACTAGAGTTAGAGAAGCTAAAAAAATATTAGATTCACAAGAGGTTGATTTTGTTTATGATGGCGAAATGCAGCTTGATGCAGCTATGATTGAAAAAGTTGCAGCTCAAAAAGCTCCTGGTTCTCCTATTAAAGGCGATGCTAATGTGTTTATATTCCCTGAGTTAAACTCTGGAAATATTGGACACAAAATAGCTCAAAGAGTAGGAAAATGTACTGCTATAGGTCCTATGCTTCAAGGTATTGCTAAACCTGCTAATGACCTTTCAAGAGGATGTTCTGCTCAGGATATAGCTGATTTAGCAGTTATTACTTCTTTACAAGTTAAATAATATATAATTTTTTAAGCAATAAATGATTAGCTGATAATTTTATTTATTAGCTAATCTTAAAATAAGTTACAAATAAAAAGTTTATCGTTATAACAATAAAAAATATTTATGGCTGTCAATTAATTTTATTGACAGCCTTTATTTTTATATAATAATATCTCATTGTTTAAATTGTCATTGTATTATTTATATTGTTTTTTGTATATATGATTTAATAAAATGAATTAAAAGAATATTAATGTAGTATTACTTTGTTTCTTCCAAGATGTTTAGCTTCATACATTGCAGTGTCGGCATTTTTTATAGTTTCAGCTATAGGCTTTTTAGACGTTCCCTTATGTTCAGCAATTCCTACACTTACAGTAACATTTATAATAGTGGATTCATAAGCAAATCTTTTCTTTTCTACTGTTTTTCTTATTCTTTCTGCCACTATATAAGCTTGTTCTTTTTTAGTATTAGGGCATATAACAATAAATTCTTCACCGCCATAACGTATAGCTATATCACTTTTTCTAAGCATATTAATATTATCAGAACTATTGCTAAGTAATCTTCCTATTTCATGAAGAACTACATTTCCACAATCATGACCGTATATATCATTAATATCTTTGAAATGGTCAAGATCCATAAATATGATAGATATGCTGTATTTATATCTCTTAGCTCTTTCTACTTCTTCTTCTATAATTTTATTGAAATATCTTACATTAAATAATCCTGTTAAAGGATCTATGGTTGATTGAGCATGCAATGTATCAATTTCTTTCATTAATTTTTTTATTACTTTATCTTTTTCCATAGAAGATTTTTTTTCTACTTCATTAATTGCAATGCTCATACTACGCATTCTTATTTTTATTATAGTTTCATATATATCATATATATTGACTATTCCAATAGGATAATTATCATTATTAATTATTATTAGATAATCTATTTTATTTTCTTTCATTATATCAAATGCTACTGATATATCATCTTCAGGATGTGCTACTATAAGATTTTTATTCATAAAAGATGATATTTCTTTATTAAATATGTTTTTTGAATCTTTTTTATTAGCATTTTTCAATATATTTACTAATAATTCATTATAATTAACTATTCCTATTATTTTATCTGAATCATTAATAACAGCTAATATTTTATTAGAAGATTTAGAGACAAGAGAAGCCACCTCTAACAAAGTAGAGTCTTTTTTGATGACTTCGATTCTGTTTTCCATTATCGATTTGATAATACTTCTATACATCAGCAAATGCCTTGAGTAAGATATAAAATATATATTATAATATCATATATATCCTTTTTTTCAATCTATTTTTTGTATATATTAGTTATATGTTAAAATAGTAAAATGGTGTTTTTTATCTTGATTTTTTATTTTATAAAGTATCATATTAAAAAAGTTTTCATAATTTTTGAGATTTGGATGAAAAAAGTAAATATTCTTATAGTGTTAGTTTTTATATATTCAAAGATTGTTTTTGCAGATATAAATACTATTTTTAATATGGACATATATGAAAGGAAGTTAGCGGTAAATACTAATACCGGTATTTATAGTAATGAACTTTTTATAGAACAAACTGCTTTGGGAGGATTTAATCATATAAAATTTAATTTAGAAACTAGATTGTATTATAGATTATATTTTTATAAGAATGCTACCAATTTTCTATTTAAAGATACAAAAGTTGATTTCGGTATAGAGAATAATTTTTCATTATCTTCAGATATGGTAGGGTTATATGTAGATGTGAAGCCATTATCATTTTTAGGTATTAGAGTAAGTGGGTATGCTGATTTTATGTTTAATGCTATGAATTTCGGTTATGCCGGATTTGATAGTAAAGATGTCAGTTATTCTTTTGATGAATTATATGCTATGGAAAAGGGTAATGCATTTGGGTATATAATAAATATTTCTCCATATTTTATATTTAAATTTAATAATTTTATTTTAATAAATAATCTGAATATGTCTTATGTGAATGTTGGTGATAAAAAATATTATTATGATCCCAGAACTTCAATATTGCATGCGAAAAGTGAGTTTGAATTAATCAATGATTTTTATCTTTTAGGAAAGATTAGCGTATTTTATATAGGCGGATATTATGGTCTTACATATTTGATTAATTCAAAACATTTATCCCATAAATTTGGCATAACTGGTATTATAAACTTTAATTTTTTAAAAGAAACTTTGATTTTTAATGTAGGAGCGTCAGCTGGACTTCATGTCGGACTTCCTCATTATAATAATACGACATTTATAGAATTGAAAATGTCATTAGGTTATAAGATACTATAAAACTAAAGAGTGTTTATGATAAGCAGAAAATTGTTTCCTGATAAATATTTATTGATAATATATATAGCTTTGCTTGTAGCAGGGCTAGTTTCTATATATGGGGCGCAAACTATACATGAGCCTAATACGGCATATTTTTCTAATCATTTGAAATTATTATCATTTATGCTTGTTTTCACTATTATTATTATGATAGTCCCGGATTTCTTTACGGTTTTGGATAAAATGGTGCCTCTTATTCTGCTTTTTACTTTAATACTTCTTGTTTTAGTATATTTTTTTGGTATAACGGTTGCTGGGAGTTATGCAAAAAGATGGCTTCTTCTTCCTTTTGGAATTACTATACAGCCTTCAGAAATCGCTAAAATAACATGCAGTATATATTTTGCTAGTGTTTTGAGTAAAAAAGGTGAGAAGTTAATAGATATTAAAAGAGGATTATTTCCGCCTCTATCTATTTTGATAATTGTTTCAGGACTTATTTTAATAGAGCCGGATTCTGGTACTGCACTTTTATTTTCTATAGTTGGTTTTGCTATATTCTTTTATGGAGGCATACCTTTAAGATCAATATTACTTTCAGGTCTTTTATTATTAATTCTTTTTCTTATTTTTATTTTCAATACACCTTATATGAGGAGCAGAGTTGTATCATTTTTAGATCCTCAAAGTCAGCCTGAAGAAGAGGTTTATCAAATTAGAAGGGCTAAGTTGGCATTTAATTATGGAGGAGTTACAGGAATTCCTGATGAATATATAGCCGATGTTAGTACTCATTTGCCTGCTGCTTTAACAGACTTTATATATGCTTCTGTATCTCAAAGATATGGATTAGTAGGGAATGTTATTATATTGCTTTTATTTTTATCATTTACTATTAGGGGATTTATAATATCGTCGCGTACTAAAGATCTGTTTTTAAAAAATCTTTCATTTGCTATTACAATGTTTATTAGTGTGCAGGCATATTTAAATATAATGGTGGCTACACTTATGCTGCCTACTACTGGTATGACACTTCCTATCATTAGTTATGGTAGAAATGCTTTAGTTGTTAATATGATAATGGTAGGTATCTTATTAAAAATAACTCAAAGGAGAGAACAATGAATGTAATTTTATGCGGCGGCGGAACTGCCGGACATATAACTCCTGCTATTTCTATATATGATTATATGAAAAAAGAAGGACATAAACCTAGACTTGTTGTTGCTCAAAAGGATTATCCTTTGATACCGAGCAATTATGATTTTAATACTATAAATATTAATTCTCCAGGTAATTTTTTCAAGAAAATAATATTTATGTTAAAATTTATACCGGCTTTGATGAAATCATATAATATAATTAGTAGACATAAGCCTGATTGTGTAATAGGTATGGGAGGATTTGTATCATTTCCTATGCTTTATGCTGCAAAAACTAAAAACATACCTATATTTTTATGCGAGCAGAATTCTATTCCTGGTAAGGTTAATAGAATATTTTATAAAAATGCCAAAAGAGCATATTTAACTTTTTCAAAAACTTTAGAGTTTATGCCTAATGGAAAAGTGTTTGGTAATCCTGTAAGAAACGATTTCTTTGTGGTTCATAGAGAAAGTGCTAGAAGTGTTATGAAATTAAAAGAAGATGATAAGCTTTTAGTTGTTATGGGAGGTTCTCAGGGTGCTTTAAAACTTAATGAATTATTTTTTGAATGCATAAAAGATATAAAAGCTAAGGTTAATAATTTATATATAGTATGGCTTGCTGGTCCTAAATGGGCTAATGATATAATTGCTAAAGTAAATAGTGCTAAATTTGAAAATGTTTTTGTGCATAGTTATTATAAAGATATGGCAAATTTACTTCATGCTGCGGATTTTGTTATATCTAGAGCTGGAAGCAGTTCTATCAGTGAGATATTAGCTGTTAATGTTCCTTCATTGTTAGTACCTTTTCCTTATGCGACAGATAATCATCAGTATTTTAATGCTTTAGACTTGCTTAATAAGGATATGGCATATTTGATAGAGGAATCTGATTTGGATAAAGAAAAGTTAGAAAATGTTATTGTGAATAATTTAAATAATGAAGAGAGATTAAAAAAATGAGGGAAAATATTAAAAATGATTGGAGTGTAAGAGCTGTATCTTCAATAGTTGATGATATAACTGGAATTCTAGAAAAAAAATGATTATACTAAAATATTAAATATTGGGGAACATATGTTTACAAAAAGAAAAGAAAAGATACATTTTATAGGAATAGGCGGAATTGGAATGAGTGCTATAGCAAGTGTATTAAATGCTATAGGTTTTACTATAACAGGAAGCGATTTAGCTAAAACAGCAAAAACAGAATCTTTAGAAGCTGCAGGTATAAAAGTATATTATGGGCATAAGGCTCAAAATATAGAAGATGATGTTACTGCGGTTGTATCTTCATCCGCTATAAGTCCAACTAATGAAGAGATTATTGAAGCAAAAGCAAAAAAGATAACAGTTATACCTAGAGGTGAAATGTTAGCCGAGCTTATGCGTTTAAGATATGGTATAGCAATATCAGGTTCTCATGGTAAAACTACAACTACATCGCTTATAAGTCAGATAATGATGCATGCTGGACTTAATCCTGTTTGTATAATAGGCGGAAATCATTTTAATTTGAAGAGCAATGCAGCTTGTAATGATTTAAGCAGTGAATATATGGTATGTGAGGCAGATGAGAGTGATGGAAGTTTTTTAAGGCTTTCTCCTGTAATTAATATAGTTACTAATATTGATAATGATCATTTGGATTATTATGGAAATGTTGAGGCTTTAAGAGTTGCTTTTTTAGAGTTTATTAATAAAGTTCCTTTTTACGGATGTTCATTTTTATGCTTTGAAGATAGTGTTGTAAAAGATTTATCAAAAAGTGCAAATAAAAAATTCTATTCCTATGGTTTTTCAAAGGATTATGATTTTTATGTTGATAAAGATTCCATTAGGGTAGAAGCACCTATCACTTATTTTACAGCTTATCATAATAATGAATGTTTGGGAGAATTTTCTGTTCCTCTTATAGGAATTCATAATGTATTGAATTCTTTAGCTTCAATAGGTGTAGGTATTCATTTAGGTATTGATATTGCTGATATAAAAGAAGGATTGAAAACTTTTGAGGGTGTAGGAAGAAGATTAAATAAACTTTATGATAAAGAGATAACTTTAT encodes:
- the pta gene encoding phosphate acetyltransferase, which translates into the protein MASFMDNLKEKAKSNPKTIVLAEGYDERHVKAAVILKKEQLVKGLVLVGDTAKIQGLAKENDLNLDDGFVKIFDPTKEAITEKYIEMLFTAREKKGMTKDHAKDLITNHSIYAAAAMIADNDADGMVGGAVYSTGEMLRAALFLIGLKKGIKTLSSTFFLESPDKSLFTNGISCFADCAVIPEPTPEQLADIAKATAESYRSMTGNEPKVALLSFSTKGSAEHESITRVREAKKILDSQEVDFVYDGEMQLDAAMIEKVAAQKAPGSPIKGDANVFIFPELNSGNIGHKIAQRVGKCTAIGPMLQGIAKPANDLSRGCSAQDIADLAVITSLQVK
- a CDS encoding diguanylate cyclase, translated to MYRSIIKSIMENRIEVIKKDSTLLEVASLVSKSSNKILAVINDSDKIIGIVNYNELLVNILKNANKKDSKNIFNKEISSFMNKNLIVAHPEDDISVAFDIMKENKIDYLIIINNDNYPIGIVNIYDIYETIIKIRMRSMSIAINEVEKKSSMEKDKVIKKLMKEIDTLHAQSTIDPLTGLFNVRYFNKIIEEEVERAKRYKYSISIIFMDLDHFKDINDIYGHDCGNVVLHEIGRLLSNSSDNINMLRKSDIAIRYGGEEFIVICPNTKKEQAYIVAERIRKTVEKKRFAYESTIINVTVSVGIAEHKGTSKKPIAETIKNADTAMYEAKHLGRNKVILH
- a CDS encoding FtsW/RodA/SpoVE family cell cycle protein encodes the protein MISRKLFPDKYLLIIYIALLVAGLVSIYGAQTIHEPNTAYFSNHLKLLSFMLVFTIIIMIVPDFFTVLDKMVPLILLFTLILLVLVYFFGITVAGSYAKRWLLLPFGITIQPSEIAKITCSIYFASVLSKKGEKLIDIKRGLFPPLSILIIVSGLILIEPDSGTALLFSIVGFAIFFYGGIPLRSILLSGLLLLILFLIFIFNTPYMRSRVVSFLDPQSQPEEEVYQIRRAKLAFNYGGVTGIPDEYIADVSTHLPAALTDFIYASVSQRYGLVGNVIILLLFLSFTIRGFIISSRTKDLFLKNLSFAITMFISVQAYLNIMVATLMLPTTGMTLPIISYGRNALVVNMIMVGILLKITQRREQ
- a CDS encoding UDP-N-acetylglucosamine--N-acetylmuramyl-(pentapeptide) pyrophosphoryl-undecaprenol N-acetylglucosamine transferase — its product is MNVILCGGGTAGHITPAISIYDYMKKEGHKPRLVVAQKDYPLIPSNYDFNTININSPGNFFKKIIFMLKFIPALMKSYNIISRHKPDCVIGMGGFVSFPMLYAAKTKNIPIFLCEQNSIPGKVNRIFYKNAKRAYLTFSKTLEFMPNGKVFGNPVRNDFFVVHRESARSVMKLKEDDKLLVVMGGSQGALKLNELFFECIKDIKAKVNNLYIVWLAGPKWANDIIAKVNSAKFENVFVHSYYKDMANLLHAADFVISRAGSSSISEILAVNVPSLLVPFPYATDNHQYFNALDLLNKDMAYLIEESDLDKEKLENVIVNNLNNEERLKK
- the murC gene encoding UDP-N-acetylmuramate--L-alanine ligase, which translates into the protein MFTKRKEKIHFIGIGGIGMSAIASVLNAIGFTITGSDLAKTAKTESLEAAGIKVYYGHKAQNIEDDVTAVVSSSAISPTNEEIIEAKAKKITVIPRGEMLAELMRLRYGIAISGSHGKTTTTSLISQIMMHAGLNPVCIIGGNHFNLKSNAACNDLSSEYMVCEADESDGSFLRLSPVINIVTNIDNDHLDYYGNVEALRVAFLEFINKVPFYGCSFLCFEDSVVKDLSKSANKKFYSYGFSKDYDFYVDKDSIRVEAPITYFTAYHNNECLGEFSVPLIGIHNVLNSLASIGVGIHLGIDIADIKEGLKTFEGVGRRLNKLYDKEITLFDDYAHHPTEIKATLASVKNAYKNRRIIAVFQPHRYSRTELLLNDFESAFNDADEVIISDIYAAGEAPIAGISGEIICDVVRKQNEHIRYVPNIEDVLPVLDDMKKDGDIILTLGAGNIVRISNEYARKLQNG